AACTGCTTAATTACTGCAGAAGCTTTCACCTTTTGAGACTTAATCTTAGCCTGTTCCTTTTTGAGCAATACTGAAGAAAACTCCTGCTCTTCCAACAACAACATCAGCTTATAATATTGTTCAAATGTGCTCTGTGTTTTACTGGAATTCTCCCAAAGTGAATTTACTTTCTTAACAAAAGCCCCGCTTATAAATAACCCTGCAAAAAACCACCACATTAAAAAACTACCTGCGATAAAATCAAAATACACCAGAACAAATAATACCAGAGAAACCACAGAGAAAACATTGGGAATCCATTTCATTATTTTTGGAACAAAACCGGTATACGTTTGAAGCCATCTAATAATTGCTTCCGCAGAATTATCTGTCTTAACCAGTGCTGCTGTGGTTTGGTATTTTTGACGCCATTCTACTTTCTCTGCGAGGTCACGTATCGCTTCCTGCTTTTGAGGAATAGTATCTATATCATTTGCAGTGAGCAATTGCGCTAATTTTTGTTCTCCAGTTTCTAAACTGCTGCGGTTCATATATTGAAAAAAGGAGCCTCTGCCAAAAAGATCAATATCTAAACTAAAGGGATGCAACGGATTCTTATAGTTTTCGCCGTCAGGCAAATTGTGAAAATTACGATTCAACACCTCTAGTTCTGTTTCATTAAGCTGAATTAATTGCTGCAAAAAATCACGCTTGTATTGCAAATCTGAATGTCTGGAAACTAAAACCAGAAACAAAATAATTTCTACCACTACAATACCCATAACAGCTTGTGTGTTTGACCACAAAAAGTAAATCCCCGCGGCACCTGCAAGAAATAAACATAATCTAATCATACTGCTTGCCAGCAGGCTAGATTTGATCTGATTTAATTGTGTAGTGTAAGTTTCTAAAAAGGAGGTATAGGTTTTTTTAGGATTTTGCATAGTGGCTTAAGCGAAACTGATTTCCAAAAACTGACCTGTGTTAAAAACTACAGGTCTGTTTTTGTTTATATTTTAATAGTAGTTGGGATTTAAATCCATCAAATCTCGACTAGTTAGTAAATCTAAAGATTCCATTTTAATCCAGACTTTTTAATTCTTGTTTTAGCTTTTTACTAAGACCCTTTACTATTAGATCATAGCTACTGTCTATAAATTGTGTTAGTTGTTTTGGGGTGAGTTCTCCATTTAGTACTACGGTATTCCAATGGGTTTTATTCATATGAAATCCCGGAAATATACTTTCAGGATAATCTGCCCGCAGTTGCAATGCTTCTTCAGGATCACATTTTAAATTTATACGCGGTTCGCCTTGCTCCCAACTACTCAGACTACTTAAAGCAAACATCTTACCCATCACTTTAAAAACAAGCGTGTTCTGATCAAACGGAAACTCTTCTGTAGTACCCGGTTTTTTAATACAGTATTCGCGATAGTTCCGACGTCCATTATATCTATACTTCTCTTGAAAAAAAAGGAACATTGTAATTAATGTTCAAACGGATAATACATTATATAATCTTCCATCAGGTAGCCGTTACCGATGTCAAAATCCCCCGAATAGGCATTTTTAAAACCGTAATGCTCGTAGAATTTAACAGCCTTATTGTCTCTATTTACATTTAACAAGACACCGGTATCGCCTGCCTTTTTAGCTTCCGCGAAAGCGAAATCCATTAAATAGCGGCCCGCTCCCGTTCCCTGAGTTTTAGGCAACACATAGATTTTATCAACCTTGGTTAGACCTCCTTCAGGGTTCAATTTCTTATCCTTATAATGCAGACTGAATGCCAGATAACCCACAGGCAACTCCTCTTTATACATCAGAAAAAAACGACTCCCTTCTTGTTCCTGCTTTTTAAGTGACGAGATGCTGTACATCATATTCATCATATACGCAATCTGTTCTGATGAAAGAATGTCTTTATAGGTAGTGGGCCAAACTTCGTCTACCAACTTTTTTAAAACCGGCCAATCTGCCTCAGAAACCGGCTTGATGCTAAATTGTTTTTGCCCCTGCATGTTCTGTGATTTTTCGAGTTTCTACTGCTGCTGTTTCTAAAGCTTTATAATCGAGTTTCCAGCCTATGGTTTGTACCAGATTTTCCATTAAAGCTACTGTACTTAAGGCTTGTTTTGAAGCTTCGGCAAACAAACCGCTTTGCGGCACTTTATCTACAATATGCTGTTTTGCTTCTCTATTTATTTCGGTTAGATCTGTAGAAGTAAATGGGTTTGCCCAGCCTTCCTTTTTGTCGTAGTATTTAAAATCGGTTTCAATACTCAGCAATTCTGGCTGCGGAAAGTCTGTTAGAATAATCGTTCTATTCTTAACATCTGGATGCATTTTAATTTTTGTCAAATCAAAACCTATATACGCCTTAGCATCTATAAGAACCAATGCTTTTTTGCTTCCGAGGAAGAGATTCATCCATTTATCTTTTACATTCTGATAATGATAAATCTCAGAGAAATCGCCTTCTACCGTTATAAACTTACAAACGTTGCGTATTTTTTCCATCAATACAACAGATTGCTGTTGTGCGTTTTGCTGACGCATGGTTTTGTTAAATCGCGTAAAAACGAAATAAGCAATGACACTACCTAAGGCTAGACCTATGAATAAATATTCCATAAAAACAAAGATAAAGTTACTTGCCAATTGCGCCCAATAGAAACAAGCATTTACTCAATTAGCTTAAACCATACAATACCGGTTTGCTAGGTGTTGCATCATTTTCAAATGAAGCTATTTGAAGATTAAGCAAATAGCTGCCGTCTGTTACGGTATGGGGTACATAAATCATTTCAGTAATTGTAGCATCCATACGTATTTTGCCGTCTAAATCCCAAAAAGCTTTATGGGATGCCAGAACACCCTCATCTTTCTCACGATCTACACTAGGTAAATCAAGAAGTAAATGTTTTATTCCACATTCTCTAAAAAACACAACGGCCTCTTCTAAGAGATATGGCCAGTTTGTATTTGACCATTTTCTATTTTTTTTGCCAGACGTATTGGGCAGGGTGCGTATCACTAGAGCCTCTGGTCTATTGGCTCCCAAAGCTTTTTGCACCTGTTTTTTTGTAAACACATAATCTTCCTTAAATGCTTCAGGAACCAGCGTAACAACCTCTGCAATAAACATAAACGTTTTAAGGCTTTGATTTATGCTATGTACTTTTTCGGTAATATGTCCCACACATTCTGTATGTGTGCCGTGTGCGTGCGGATTAAAAAAAATATTATTGAAATTCACGACCGCTCCCTGTGCCACCGCAGCAATCCATTTGCCTTCTTTTACGGGCTCTATTTTTGGCGCGTTTAAATACCACGCTACAGGATTTGATTCGCCATCAACTAATGGAATACTAAGATCTATAGGTTTTGAAAAATCTACAGTGTATTCTTTCTTATCTATTATTATTTTAGCTAACATACTTTTGAGTTGACAGATTTCTAACGTTATAGGTCCTAATTTTAGCGAAACGTTACATTATTATCCTGCTAAAAATTAATTAAAAACAAATCACTTGCCAGACCATCACTTAAAAACTTTCCTTTTTTAGTAACTACAATGCGCTCTTCATCACTAAATAAAAGATGCGATTCAATGTGCTTTTGTGCTTGCTGTAGCGCATATTCTTTAAATTTTAAACCGAAAGACTCTTCGATTTTTTGAAGTGAAATTCCCCAGATCGTGCGTAAACCGGTCATCACATATTCGTTATATTTATCGGTTACTGAGAGTGTTTCCCGTTCTATGGGCAAATTACCGGCCTTAATTTCCTTAATGTATTTGGGGTTGTTATTAATATTCCAACTGCGTACCTCACCATTATAACTGTGTGCCGAAGGGCCAACACCGAGATAGGATTTCCCTGTCCAATATGCCGTATTGTTTTGAGAAAAATATCCCGGTTTGCCAAAGTTTGAAAACTCATAATTCTCAAAACCTGCTTGTTTCATACAATCAACTAAAATCTCAAAATGCGCCTGAGCAACCGCATCATCTACCGTTTTAACAATTCCCCTTTCAATAAATTTCTGAAGCGCTGTATGTGGCTCTACCGTAAGTGCATAACTCGATATATGAGGAATATCTAATGCGATTGCTTTATTTAAATTTTCTTGCCAGCGGGCATTACTCATATCTGGCATCCCGTAAATAAGATCTATAGAAATATTATCAAAGTATTGTTTTGCCAGTTTAAGTGATTGCACAGCTTCGACCGCATTGTGTGCACGATTCATTAACTTTAAATCTTCTTCAAAAAAAGATTGAACCCCAATGCTCAGTCGGTTTATTTGTGATTGCGAAAGTACTTTTAGCTTGTCTTCGGTCAAATCATCTGGATTAGCTTCTAAGGTAATCTCAGCGTGTTCTGCTACATTAAAATGCAATTGAATTGTATTAAAAATCTGATCAAGCTCTTTTGCATCTAATAAACTAGGCGTTCCTCCACCAAAATAAATAGTTTTTAAAATACCCGGAATCTCCTCTTTTCTCAAAATAATCTCATCGCATAGTGCGTCAATAAGTTCTTGCTTTTTACTTAGCGAAGTAGAAAAATGAAAATCACAATAATGGCAGGCTTGTTTACAAAATGGGATATGAATGTATAGTCCCAGTTCTTCTACCGCTATAAGATTTGTTTTATTTATATCTGAAGAATTTTCGGTTTTCATGGAGATTATATTAAACTCCCTTTAGAGGTTTGCGAGCTACAACTCGTTTCTCATTCTGCTTTACAAAAGCATCCCAACCGGTATAATTCTTCCCGGTTTCAACACGACCCGAATTGAAATGATGACAAACCGCAGCAGCAAGACCATCTGTACTGTCTAAATTTTTAGGAAGGGTTTTAAGCCCCAGCAGGCTTTGAAGCATTTTAGCAACCTGTTCTTTACTGGCATTACCATTACCGGTAATTGCCATTTTTATTTTTTTAGGAAGGTATTCTGTTACCGGAATTTGACGTGATAAGCCTGCAGCCATTGCTACTCCCTGAGCACGCCCCAGCTTAAGCATAGATTGTACGTTTTTACCAAAAAACGGAGCTTCAAGTGCCATCTCATCGGGGTGATAGGTATCTATTAACTCAATGGTGCGTTCAAAAATAAGCTTCAGTTTTACGTAAGGATCATCATACTTTTTAAGCATCAACTCATTGAGCTGCATAAACTCCATTTTCTTATTTACGACTCGTATGAGACCAAATCCCATAATGGTAGTTCCCGGGTCAATTCCTAAAATGATTTTTTCTGATTTCAAACTTAATTTTTTACATCTTTGAAGCTTTCACAAAGCTAAACATAATAAGCGTGATCCTTCTAGAAGCTATCTTAATCCTCTACGTATTTCTAATTGCGCTTTTAGTTGTAGGTTTTATTAAACTTCCTATACCTAATATACCTCAAGATAAAATTCCAATTACCGGATTTTCAATTCTAATTCCGTTTAGAAACGAGGCCGAAAATCTAGAACGTTTACTCCTGTCGTTAGCTGCTTTAAAATATCCTGAAGCTCGTTTTGAAATTTTGTTAATAAATGACGCCTCAACTGATGCTTCTGTTAAGATCATTGAAACTTTTCTTTTGACGCACAAATTGCCTTTAAAAATCTTAGATAACGAGCGGTTTTCAGGATCACCAAAAAAGGATGCACTAACTAAAGGCATTGCACACGCAACTTTTGATTGGATTGTAACTACCGATGCAGATTGCCAGGTGCCTGTTTTATGGCTCGATCAATTTAATGCATTAGCTGTAAAAAATAGCATTCAATTTATAGCAGGACCGGTTTCTTTCTTTTCTGAAAATGGAATTTTAAATGCATTTCAGCATTTAGATTTTTTGAGTTTACAGGGCGCTACGATTGGGAGTTTTGGTTTAAACCAGGCTTTTATCTGTAATGGTGCAAATCTTGCTTTTTCTAAAATTGAATTTTTAAGATTAAACGGCTACGAGAAGACAAATCATATTGCCAGTGGCGATGATTTATTTTTGATGCAGAAGTTTAGTAAAGCAAATCCTAAGGGTGTCGTGTATTTAAAAACTAAAGAAGCTCTGGTTCTAACAACCACTCAAAAAACATTTAATGATCTTTTGCAGCAGCGTAAACGCTGGGCTGCAAAAGCCTCTGCTTATACCAGTGGTTTTGCAATTGCTACCTCCTTTCTCGTATTTTTTGGAAATTTTTCGGTTTTAGTGGGATTCTTCCTTCTAGAGCAAATGGCATTTTTAATACTCCTAAAATTTACACTAGATTTTACGCTCATCTATCTAAGCGCAACACTTTTCGACCAAAAAAATGTACTCAAACATTTTATCTGGGTCGTGCTCGTTTACCCGTTTTTTACCGTCTATGTAGCAGTTGCCAGTCAGTTCGGGAAATTTGAATGGAAAGGAAGAGCGTTTAAGAAATAACTAATCTACTTTAACTAACACCGGCATTTTAAACGCGGTTTTTACAGGAATGCTTCTCTTATTAGCAGGTGTAATCTTAGGGAGTGAATCAAGACTATCTTTTAACCAAAGCTCTAACTCAGGCAATTGTAGTGCTATGGTGTCTGGTATCTCAACCCGCTCAATTTTTAAATCTCCCAGTTCGCTAATACTCAAATACAGCCAGATGGTATCATTTAATTCGGTCTCAACAATAATTGTTTTATTAGACAATTGGCGTTGAAAATTAAGTGCTAATTCTGCTTTAAAGCATTGATATCTTGAGTCCTGATCCTGAAGTGAATCGCAAATAGCAAATGAGGGATATTCTTCAACCTCATTCATTTTTATGGTTTTAAGTTCTTCCTGCACTAAAACATCTGAAGATACTTTTTGAGTCTCCAGATCTTTACAGCTTGTAATACACAAAGCAAACGCTAAAAGAAGTCTTAATTTTATCATTTTCTATGAGTGTGAAAATACAATTTTAGACCGAAATAGCTCAAGGACACTAATTTAGTTTAAAAACGATAACCCACACTAAACTCTACGCCTTCGGCTTTTGCTCCGTGTGCCTTTACAGTTACCGAAGCAAACGTATCTTCTGTGAAATAACGCTTTAATCCCAGACGGTTATAGAATCTATTTTCAAACTCGTATGGGTAATAAATATAATACCCTAAATGCGATACAAAAGCAATTTTATTGAAGCGTAACTCGTGACCCACAAAAAGACCTACACGCTTCCAATCTTCGTCTCCGCTCACACCGAGCTCAGGAAAAGAAGCCGCCTGAAGTTTTATAAGCTCTTTAAAAAAGTAGGCAAAAAATACATCTGTTCCTGCTACTAAGGTACTCTTGTGGTTGATGCGTTTATCTGCAAATGCAGAAACCACAAAAAATGGGAATCTATCCTGACCTACAATATCACTTTCATTAACACCGCCTCGTAATACCAGATTATAATGTATAGGCGCAGTATATTTTGTACGCTCTCCTTCCGGAATATAATCTGGAAATTCATCGTAATCGAGGTTGTAGTTTGTCCCAACATTGAAGGCAAAAGTATTTGTACTGTTATTCGGTGCGCGCAGGTTTGCATTGCTGTAATGAACTACTGTGAACCCTGCATTTACCCCAAAGCCTTTGTAGATATTCTGTTTATTGTATTGAAGCGCTATATACGTTGAACTCAACAATTTTGTACCGTATGCGTTATTTTGATAGTTTGTTTCTGCATCGTAAGGTTTACCGGCCAAAGCAACACCCTGCCCTATTCTAAAATAGGCATTTCGATTTAAAAAATAGAAGTTAAAATGCCCGTATAAACTTATATTCTCACCTAGAAACTCATTATCTAGGTCCTGATAAATCATTGAGAAACCATAGTCGGGGTAATTGTATCGGCGCTCCCATTCTTCAAAACCATAGGTTTTGTGATTGTAACTTAAGATAAGTCCTGTAGGGTGGCCGGTAATAAGGTGGTTTATATCTGGGTTATGCTCTAAAATTGTTCCGTAAAAATAAGAAGCGTCAAGCGTAATGGGCTTTTTTTTGCCGGTAAAATCTAAATCCTGAGCGTGAAAACTAAGACTAAAAAAACAAAAGCATCCCAGTAAAAAATAGTTCATAAAGTGGGGTTATTCTTCAAAAATAAGACGGCCTGTATATAACTGTTCTACCTCAACAACAGGCGGTCTGTTTGCTGAAATCACATCTCCTGTTCCAAAAATAGTTCCTTTAATACTTGCCTGCGGGTTAACGATCATTTTGTTTGCCGAGGTTTGAGAAATTACGATGTTTTGAGCTATTAGTTCCCGAGACTCAAGTCTGGGTCCTTCATTAGGAAAATTAGCTCTAAAGCTTTCTGCACTTCCACTTAAGTAAAAAACACTTTTACCATTTGCCTGCACTGTTAGGTTTTCTGTTTCTAATTCTAGATAGAAATTACCACTCTTGCGTGCAGGACCACCCTCTGCATCAAAAGAAGTATCACTCACAAGTCGAAGAGTAGAAAATTCAAGCACTCCTTCTCCTATAATATCTTGCCCTGATGCATTGCGTATTTCAGTAAGATTAGGCGTAGTAACATATACTATAAAATTCTCATAATCCCGCACAAGATTGCAACGCTTGTTATTTTTTAAACGCAGAATCCCCCCATCAAGCACCTCTATCTGTGCGTCACTCAGCATATTTTCTCCTGTTTTAAGCACTACTTTTTGTGCCGGGCCTTGTTTTAGATAAACAATAACGTCTGACTCACTGCGTAACTTTGTAAAGGGTGGAAGCTCGTAGGAAACTTCTACAGGGTCGCCTTGAGACTCAAAACAATCTCCTATATTATCTGAACCACAAGAGCAAAAAATTAAAATCAAAAGACTTAGTATAAATCTCATATAAAATTCATTAGGGTGTACGCGTATACTCGCTTTTCTAATGCGGCAAATTACGCCAAAAGCTCTAGGTAGCCTAAATTTTATCAAAATCCTAAACCAGCAAATTGTGACTCCAAAAATGAAATAAAAGTTGATGTCTGATACCAAATCAATAAAATTTCACAAATTTGAATACCATTAAAAGATTATTTTGAAAAAATCATTTTATCTCGTCCTTCTCTTTCTTTTTGTCATATTAAATATAGGTCAGGGCAGCTGGGGACTTACAGAGAGTAGTGAAGCGCGTTATGCAGAAATAGGCCGTGAAATGGCTCTAAGCAATGATTTTTTAAATCCGTCTTTGCTGGGTATAGGTCATTATCACAAGCCACCGGTAACGTATGCAATAACTGCTCTGGGTTATAAAATATTTGGCTATACAGAATATGGAGCACGTTTCTTTCTAAGCTTAGCTCTAATTTTTCAGTTATTTCTGATCTATAAAATAGCGCTGATCTGGTTTAAAGATGAGAAAACAGCAATAGCATCATCGCTAATTTATTTCAGCTTTCCTATTGTACTCATTGCAACCCGCAATTTAACCACAGACGCTTATTTAACTACTTTCATCATTTTTAGTGTTTACTTATGGCTTCAATTTAAAATAAAAAATAAACCATACTATCTCTATTTTTTCTATGTGATTTTAGGACTCGCTTTTTTAACAAAAGGACCTGTATCATTTTTACCAGTAGCACTTTTTATCCTTTGTTATAAAATCGTAAACGGGGAAAAACCAAAGTTTTCAATTCATACCCTACCGGGTCTTATTTTACTGCTCCTGGTTTCTGGATCCTGGTTTCTTTCTATAATTATAAACAAACCGGAATTATGGGATTATTTTATTCAAGAGCAAATCATAGATCGTAGCGTAAATGCAGAAACATTCCATAGAGATAAACCGTTCTGGTACTATATCTTAATCGCTCCTGCCCTATGCTTGCCCTGGTTAGTTCCGGTTGTTATAAACCTTTTTAAAAAATCGAAGGTAATTAAGTTTGATAAGCAGACAAAAATATGCGGTTATGCAGCAATTGCGATTTTAGCTACTTTCTCATTATTCTCATCAAAATTGCTTCTTTATATACTGCCACTATATCCATTTTTGGCTTTATATTTTGGTAGTATTTTCAGCAAATATTCAACCTTAAATAAAACTGTATATATTCAGACGTATAAAGCTGCACTTATTATTTTAGTACTTTTAGTTGTAGCGCTTCCATTTATACCCACCCTTAACTTTAACTGGCTTCTAGCCTCTGCCTTTGCTTTAAGTATTATAGTTTTTGGATATATTTTTCTGTTTAAATCAAAAGGACAGCCTGCTCAACTCGTATTGCTATTAAGTACGGGAGCAACTTGTTTTTTAGTATTAATTTACACGTCTTTAAGTAGTCAAAATAGCTTTTTAATTAATGCATTAAAACCTGAATATACCTTTATAAAACAACAGCGCACCACTTCAGATTATAAGGTACTGGTTTATGATAATCTGCTATCTTCTGCGCCGTTTTATTTAGGAGATCACGTTATTACAATTTATGACACTAATTTTGAGTCTAAACGGGATACACGATTTGAGGATACAGATAGTTGGAAAGAAAGCTATTTACGTATTCATGATTCTGGGCAAGTGCAACGGTTTAAAAATCTGATGCAAGATTCTAATACGGTCTTGCTTATTAAGAATAAAAAGAAGCTTCCAGACAGTTTATCGTACCTTTTAGAAGGTTTTAAGTCTGAAAAATTTAAGAAGTATACAGTCTATTATTAAGGCCGTATCCCTATACCAAATTCTACCGCTTCAGCTTTGGCAAAATGAGATTTTAAGGTAATTGAACCAAATATTTTTGGGGTAAAGTATCTTTTGAGTCCGTTTCTTAAATAAACTCTTCCTTCAAAATCATAATCATAATAGGCATAATACCCTAGCTGACTTACAAAAG
The sequence above is a segment of the Leeuwenhoekiella sp. MAR_2009_132 genome. Coding sequences within it:
- a CDS encoding glycosyltransferase family 2 protein codes for the protein MILLEAILILYVFLIALLVVGFIKLPIPNIPQDKIPITGFSILIPFRNEAENLERLLLSLAALKYPEARFEILLINDASTDASVKIIETFLLTHKLPLKILDNERFSGSPKKDALTKGIAHATFDWIVTTDADCQVPVLWLDQFNALAVKNSIQFIAGPVSFFSENGILNAFQHLDFLSLQGATIGSFGLNQAFICNGANLAFSKIEFLRLNGYEKTNHIASGDDLFLMQKFSKANPKGVVYLKTKEALVLTTTQKTFNDLLQQRKRWAAKASAYTSGFAIATSFLVFFGNFSVLVGFFLLEQMAFLILLKFTLDFTLIYLSATLFDQKNVLKHFIWVVLVYPFFTVYVAVASQFGKFEWKGRAFKK
- a CDS encoding DUF4230 domain-containing protein, producing the protein MEYLFIGLALGSVIAYFVFTRFNKTMRQQNAQQQSVVLMEKIRNVCKFITVEGDFSEIYHYQNVKDKWMNLFLGSKKALVLIDAKAYIGFDLTKIKMHPDVKNRTIILTDFPQPELLSIETDFKYYDKKEGWANPFTSTDLTEINREAKQHIVDKVPQSGLFAEASKQALSTVALMENLVQTIGWKLDYKALETAAVETRKITEHAGAKTI
- a CDS encoding GNAT family N-acetyltransferase; protein product: MQGQKQFSIKPVSEADWPVLKKLVDEVWPTTYKDILSSEQIAYMMNMMYSISSLKKQEQEGSRFFLMYKEELPVGYLAFSLHYKDKKLNPEGGLTKVDKIYVLPKTQGTGAGRYLMDFAFAEAKKAGDTGVLLNVNRDNKAVKFYEHYGFKNAYSGDFDIGNGYLMEDYIMYYPFEH
- the ruvC gene encoding crossover junction endodeoxyribonuclease RuvC — translated: MKSEKIILGIDPGTTIMGFGLIRVVNKKMEFMQLNELMLKKYDDPYVKLKLIFERTIELIDTYHPDEMALEAPFFGKNVQSMLKLGRAQGVAMAAGLSRQIPVTEYLPKKIKMAITGNGNASKEQVAKMLQSLLGLKTLPKNLDSTDGLAAAVCHHFNSGRVETGKNYTGWDAFVKQNEKRVVARKPLKGV
- a CDS encoding MmcQ/YjbR family DNA-binding protein — encoded protein: MFLFFQEKYRYNGRRNYREYCIKKPGTTEEFPFDQNTLVFKVMGKMFALSSLSSWEQGEPRINLKCDPEEALQLRADYPESIFPGFHMNKTHWNTVVLNGELTPKQLTQFIDSSYDLIVKGLSKKLKQELKSLD
- the hemW gene encoding radical SAM family heme chaperone HemW, with product MKTENSSDINKTNLIAVEELGLYIHIPFCKQACHYCDFHFSTSLSKKQELIDALCDEIILRKEEIPGILKTIYFGGGTPSLLDAKELDQIFNTIQLHFNVAEHAEITLEANPDDLTEDKLKVLSQSQINRLSIGVQSFFEEDLKLMNRAHNAVEAVQSLKLAKQYFDNISIDLIYGMPDMSNARWQENLNKAIALDIPHISSYALTVEPHTALQKFIERGIVKTVDDAVAQAHFEILVDCMKQAGFENYEFSNFGKPGYFSQNNTAYWTGKSYLGVGPSAHSYNGEVRSWNINNNPKYIKEIKAGNLPIERETLSVTDKYNEYVMTGLRTIWGISLQKIEESFGLKFKEYALQQAQKHIESHLLFSDEERIVVTKKGKFLSDGLASDLFLINF
- a CDS encoding ArnT family glycosyltransferase; translated protein: MKKSFYLVLLFLFVILNIGQGSWGLTESSEARYAEIGREMALSNDFLNPSLLGIGHYHKPPVTYAITALGYKIFGYTEYGARFFLSLALIFQLFLIYKIALIWFKDEKTAIASSLIYFSFPIVLIATRNLTTDAYLTTFIIFSVYLWLQFKIKNKPYYLYFFYVILGLAFLTKGPVSFLPVALFILCYKIVNGEKPKFSIHTLPGLILLLLVSGSWFLSIIINKPELWDYFIQEQIIDRSVNAETFHRDKPFWYYILIAPALCLPWLVPVVINLFKKSKVIKFDKQTKICGYAAIAILATFSLFSSKLLLYILPLYPFLALYFGSIFSKYSTLNKTVYIQTYKAALIILVLLVVALPFIPTLNFNWLLASAFALSIIVFGYIFLFKSKGQPAQLVLLLSTGATCFLVLIYTSLSSQNSFLINALKPEYTFIKQQRTTSDYKVLVYDNLLSSAPFYLGDHVITIYDTNFESKRDTRFEDTDSWKESYLRIHDSGQVQRFKNLMQDSNTVLLIKNKKKLPDSLSYLLEGFKSEKFKKYTVYY
- a CDS encoding MutS-related protein, producing MQNPKKTYTSFLETYTTQLNQIKSSLLASSMIRLCLFLAGAAGIYFLWSNTQAVMGIVVVEIILFLVLVSRHSDLQYKRDFLQQLIQLNETELEVLNRNFHNLPDGENYKNPLHPFSLDIDLFGRGSFFQYMNRSSLETGEQKLAQLLTANDIDTIPQKQEAIRDLAEKVEWRQKYQTTAALVKTDNSAEAIIRWLQTYTGFVPKIMKWIPNVFSVVSLVLFVLVYFDFIAGSFLMWWFFAGLFISGAFVKKVNSLWENSSKTQSTFEQYYKLMLLLEEQEFSSVLLKKEQAKIKSQKVKASAVIKQFSKMLGVLDQRSNMFVGVFINSFFLSDLRQCYRIEKWIAANADEVANWFEVIAFFDAQNSLANFSFNHPNYTFAKITSGSHTLKVEGLAHPLLDPKKAVANDFNIDNEQFFIITGANMAGKSTFLRTVSLSVVMSNVGLPICAKEAAYTPIKLITSMRTSDSLTDDESYFFSELKRLQFIVNAIKIDTYFIILDEILKGTNSTDKAIGSRKFIEKLVASHSTGIIATHDLSLCEAADDLEQVKNYYFDAQIKDDELYFDYTFKKGICQNMNASFLLRKMNIIDS
- a CDS encoding acyloxyacyl hydrolase; protein product: MNYFLLGCFCFFSLSFHAQDLDFTGKKKPITLDASYFYGTILEHNPDINHLITGHPTGLILSYNHKTYGFEEWERRYNYPDYGFSMIYQDLDNEFLGENISLYGHFNFYFLNRNAYFRIGQGVALAGKPYDAETNYQNNAYGTKLLSSTYIALQYNKQNIYKGFGVNAGFTVVHYSNANLRAPNNSTNTFAFNVGTNYNLDYDEFPDYIPEGERTKYTAPIHYNLVLRGGVNESDIVGQDRFPFFVVSAFADKRINHKSTLVAGTDVFFAYFFKELIKLQAASFPELGVSGDEDWKRVGLFVGHELRFNKIAFVSHLGYYIYYPYEFENRFYNRLGLKRYFTEDTFASVTVKAHGAKAEGVEFSVGYRF
- a CDS encoding cyclase family protein → MLAKIIIDKKEYTVDFSKPIDLSIPLVDGESNPVAWYLNAPKIEPVKEGKWIAAVAQGAVVNFNNIFFNPHAHGTHTECVGHITEKVHSINQSLKTFMFIAEVVTLVPEAFKEDYVFTKKQVQKALGANRPEALVIRTLPNTSGKKNRKWSNTNWPYLLEEAVVFFRECGIKHLLLDLPSVDREKDEGVLASHKAFWDLDGKIRMDATITEMIYVPHTVTDGSYLLNLQIASFENDATPSKPVLYGLS
- a CDS encoding head GIN domain-containing protein; protein product: MRFILSLLILIFCSCGSDNIGDCFESQGDPVEVSYELPPFTKLRSESDVIVYLKQGPAQKVVLKTGENMLSDAQIEVLDGGILRLKNNKRCNLVRDYENFIVYVTTPNLTEIRNASGQDIIGEGVLEFSTLRLVSDTSFDAEGGPARKSGNFYLELETENLTVQANGKSVFYLSGSAESFRANFPNEGPRLESRELIAQNIVISQTSANKMIVNPQASIKGTIFGTGDVISANRPPVVEVEQLYTGRLIFEE